In Metopolophium dirhodum isolate CAU chromosome 9, ASM1992520v1, whole genome shotgun sequence, the genomic window tggaaaaataaaaattccagaaacataatatggtttattagatagtttttctttacactcaagaaaattactggggaaatttaaaatgatacatcaaaggaaaaacacattaaaaaatttgcattattcttcggaggaaaattaacttaatttagatacttttgaaataaaattaacttgaagttaacacgttaatcttgaaaaaagtaacttattaagttaaaagttactttgaaaaaaaagtaacgagttaattaacttaattaaaattaacttaacgttttagcttaattttaacttttaactcgttaatgcccagccttgcaatttgtgatatatttcgttaatttaatatcataggtatatCTATGAACAAAAACAAGGCAGtctctattattattgtaaatcgtttaaacattatgtatttataacaataataattttcatcaatatacaagttaaaaattgcaattgtaaatattaaaatagtagaaTGGATATTttgtcttataattattatattgctgtATGCACTAACTAATTTAAACCAGAATACAATTCCAAATgagtaataagtattttatcaaattttttttagctgTTTTTACAAAGATGAGTTTAAAAGTAACGTTACTTCTAATTATATGGACTacgaaagaatattatttagattatctTTAAATTACAGACGATTTTCTACTAAAAGATCAAAAGAAATAAGGAAAATAACAGTAAATGTGTAAAATACATTCCCAAGTGGACAATTTTAATGGGAATTTGAAGTTACGTAAATACAATAAGGTATACTAATAAAACACAAGAATGAAATGAACGCAttggtgtaaaaaaataaataaataaaggaaTTGATTTCTAACGGTTCTGTTTGGTATTCCGTAGCCGAAATCGGACCTTCGGGGTTAATAAGATCGCATCGAATCACAATCTTTGCCAacatttatatcaattaaagaTCATGTCGATTTTGGACATGAGGGGGCTTTTATGGCTTACGATAAACAATGACTAGACGTGAAaattttttgagaaaatcgaaataCCTCCaaatcgtacctatatacatgatattaaaTAGTCTATTCAGTATTTCAGTCTATacattatgctataatatatatatttttcttttatgagTACATTTAGTCGTAAAATATCTGAGGTGAAACGTGACGAGTTCTCATAACGTCGGGTTTCTGTATCCTGAcgattaattttcaattatttgtgtgtgtgtcaaactttatttcttaaaaacaatgtatattttttgtttaaatatttacttattattattgtaaattttattagttgaattgtgaattgataataaaaaaagaacattAATTCCGTTTAAAACTGGTATGGTATGAAATTTAATCAAagtcttattaattataaaagtaaccGAAACCTCataaatatattggtattattagcTTTTACTTTAGCTTAATCTTGACATCTTGTTGATGaattttaaagttgaaaacTTTCCTAAACTATTGTTTCGCGttagatataaatttattttaagtaggtaaccAGTACCTGGTATCTAGGTACCTGTAAGTGCGTATGTATACGAAcagtaaattgaaattttatatgctacaataatttaattagttttaatacataataacacaTATTTCCACTATTTATTCTAACATTGTCTTctgattataaagtatatagtgacgacatatcaatataataataaaaacaactataattattagagcgcggatttctatgcaattgcatatttgtttccttttaatatttttggatttttgtcagTATTCTCTACGAATCATCATAATTTGAAGCAAatgatgaaatttttttttgcatatttctgcatatttcaatgttattgcataattttgcatatttaggcaaaattcaaaatgtattgcatatttattgcatattgaagcATGTTAACTGATAAACGTCATAGCTTCACTGAAGAAAAACTTGAAATGCATATGATCattcattttaatagtaaataaaatttaaaaaatttaaagagaaatttgtataagtatttaatattttagtatttaagtaattaattgttttaagaagtttaatttgtaaaattttaaataaataaaaaaaatgaatttcatgatttttactgcatatttttgcatattttcatgatttttactgcatattttttgcatattttcatgattttcactgcatattatatggcatattttgatactttttagtgcataaaaatccgcgctctaataattatataccaatattataccatatggacatgtggtataatatattaggtgcatataatattatgttgaaaaccCCTGGATAACACTAGGTACTTTAATCTCagtcacctatataatatttcaaagacaaaattgaaaaaaaaaaaaatttttttagagaTGTGTCATTTACTATGTAGTTTTAAACTACCTATTcagttttatgtttatttaaaaatgtgcacAATATATCATGTTTGatgtttatacaataatacctgttattttttttatcattaaataaaccCCTGGACAACAATAGCCATTGggtggtatttataatattttaaattacataatatatctgatagataacaatatgtacgaattataatgaaatattacttaaataccAGCTGGTAATACGTTAATAGGTTTAAGTTGTATCTTAACGCATCTTGTtactaaacattaataatattttaagaaattaaacacaaattaaaCACGTACACTGTACAGGGTGATTaaccaagcatttttacttctAAATTTTTTCTATATGTCACTTTTGATATTAGGTGATTTTGTCCTAAATTCATTCTTGAGCGATTTATTTTGAATCTAAATGAATATGACGTGTTTGGTCGTACCTACTGAAAAACATCGGTGACAACTGACAAGtcctcttaataattaatttattaaaattctgaatTTTGGAAGTTTTAAGTATACCTTTTTAaggttcataatttaatattttgaaatacttaaaatgttttataccatttaagaaGTATTCTTTGGTGATAGAAAatgctttattttaaaatgagaatCTACTGTAAATTAATTGATAAGAAGATGACTTTTTtgaaagttgtataatatatctaaatcaaaaatcaaacgagtagtttttgggTTAGTAAACTCAGGATAATAGGTCCATGATAAAAGACTTGTAAGATTTGGggacaatacatttatttcaaaattatagtacctaggtaatcAGAATATATtgatcttttaatattatataatttgtaaaaaatgtctGAGATAATAAGCACTAGATcaaacataacatttatttttatttttgtaaaataatttttaatgactattatccttagtatataccttttaaattacttatgaaCTACTCGTTCAACTATCGATTTAGATAcaatttaacacaaaaaaaactatctTCCATTAAAAAGTagggttttcatttgaaaaaataattttatatcacagTATTTGGAAATCTAGcccttataagtacctattattttaattccaaaaaccagagttttaaataattacaaattacctattataaaagaaaaaaacgtgGGTGAGTATGATAGAGTATGTAGATACTGGTATAAATaaaaggtttttttattattataatacatccatTCTAcgacacgtataataataatattattgtaaaataaccACCATATAGTGTGATGTTTTAACTTACAATTTTCataagtgtatattatgttcCATAATATACGACCCAATCAGTATAAAAAAATGCCAATTTTTTCGTAacgataaatatgtttttagtcATTTTGGACACATGTGTTTGAGAATTTTGTGACGTTTTAaagaaactaatttttaaaagtgGACAATAAATActgcttaaaaataatgatgatatactTACTCGGCCTTCTTCAGAAACACTCAGAACATATTACaatcataaatttttttacataatatttattcttgtTACCTACTATGtgttgcatattatgtattttaatatgaatatacattataaatattcacgtcactatcattattaatgtttttatatacataccaaTCAGTAATggcgtataaaatatgtttttcaaatattaaattaattattttaataactgaataaaccctttacattattatttaataattatttcttaactattacataatatgccAATGTGCGTGGTAAAACTGTCAAAACATATGTCTCAAGATATTACAATGTAACAAGGCTTTTTTAAGGTTCCTTCCGGTCGTACGCAATTCatgaacaattatatataaaagcAATCAACAACAaaactaacaattattattcgtcTCTATTTctttctaatatattgtatccCAATTAATTTCAGACTTAATGTCCATCATTAGCCCTGCATtagtttcatataatatacctaatacacttCTTcccattttcaaaaattcaataCTTTTTGTGATAATGATTGTTTACCATTCAAAGAATCctcctatatggctatattatttGTCACGGGTTTTTTTAACCGTAATTATACGTATGACTGTATAAGACGCCTAGACGGTATGTGATAGTTATTGTACACACTGCGTACCGTGTCAACATAAACGGTTTAAACAATAGTTTGAACAACTGGCTATGATGGAACGGGTTCTTGGCTCAATACCAAACGAGTAAACtcttatttattgattatttcgataattaataattatgattaataaatgaCCAAAAAAAGTAGAACCAAGTACTTTTATCGCGGTAAGGTGAGCAGAACCGTGACTAGTAAGGCTATACGCCATGTAAAAGAAATTTGTACATtcttaataaatagtaaaatgaatTGCATGTAATAAgcttaagtaattaaaaaatgttaatgtccTTTAGGTACATGAAGAGCGAAGATGAGAGAtccacaaacaatattatttgaattgatTTTAGATCTTCTAAGATTTGAGCCATCTCGAAGGAGAATAGGAGAACAGAAGAATAGGACCACATTCACGGTCCTGATGTGTTAACACTAAACATGCACCTCTggcttgaacatttttttattaactaaattttgcaaaaatattgCATATTGCACATAACGTCTTATAAATTGACACCGGCGTACCGTAGAAATGTGTGAATAAGTTCGTAgtatagcttaaaattaggaagtctgaatattttaaaatgtaatttgtgtatagaaaatgataataaaagtaatagcGGAATGTTTCAACTCTCAAGttgtttacaatgttttttcatcattttttaacTGATGTAAAAAAACTCACGATAAACCCTTGTCATTAAACCGTTATACTTTTtggatgaaaaattaaattattatttttacataaatcgACTGAAAGTGGTAACTATATTTCATTAGatatgtgtatttaaaaattaaatacttttaacatacattttctattattcTATATGCAATTCAATTTTCTAACTTTACTACCTACTATAGTACTACATGATGTATTAGGTAATTGTTATCGATTATAGTTAATATGAGAAaagcttttaaataaaatataggtacctataatacacatttttatttctattttgcATTGTTTGCGCGAGTGGGAGTGGTAGGAAAATATATTGAACACTGTTAAATAGAATTAACCACCAACGAGTTTCCGGCAACGAGAATGAAAATTGTTTCTTCGTAAACTCCGTGCCGGAATAAACATCACGTTCAGGCTAATGAACGCTCTTAATGATAACACTAaaaccgtatattattatagttcattgGTTCAGTTTTTAATGAGAAAATATTCGATGTGGTCCCAGAGGTATCAATTTTtgcatgaataaaaaaaaaacgaaaactaatacattttcGATATAATGATAGTTACAAGGAGAAACGATCTTTTAAGGGATATAGGTAAAATTAGTGTTCGAAAacttcatgaaatttaaaaatatttcagtattttaagaaattttgttttatttttaaataagttttatatttacatataactgTCATAAATCGccttcataattgtatggtacctaaatgtatacctaacctttggtattatacatttaaaatggtattcaaaatgtttaaatgatacaagtaggtatacaataataacatgtatattgtatacctactggctactgaattcttacattagaatttagaacactgaacattgtgtttaaaaaaaaaataatattttatttgcattaaaaaaaatttcaatgtttcacgtttttgtgatataaataaagatctataaataaaatcagATGCAGTATAGGCACAACTCAATACatgttataagtaggtacctatatattaatatacagtctttttagatatataattacatattatgaatataatataatcctatAAAACgccataaactattattatctacctatattatgattattattattttagattttatagttGTCCAACGAATTGCAACTGTGCAAGATTTTTCTTCGTTCAAATCGCGCGTATATGGGCTAATATTAGGGGCAGTGgcgtgtaatatatttaggGACCAAGTGTAGCTCAGGTAACACCTTATAAATATGGTTGGATAGGTatttatagaagaaaaatagGACATTTTATGAGtcggtataacaatattatgtgggGTGGGTCACCTAAAATTATaacaccaatttttttatgatacatgCCATTGATTATGGGTGAAAATAGGCTACAAATTACGGTACATGATTTCAGGCGCAAAACGGTTGCaccggttataataatattatagcataatatatatattagtatatagcaatatatcatattatgattactgattaggtaCAATTCAGTTTTGGGggaaatgttatttatataattttatgtataattcacGTCGTGTATATGGTCGGAAAATAAAGCAACCAAttcatataactatattatctttaaaaaaaaaaacttgggcaaatacattattcattaattatactaaaacaaTACTaggaatgtttttttaataaatcatttgtcTTTTGAAACTTTGTTAGAACTGTGAATAAATATCATGTTTAAAACATACACTAAAACGCTCaacatattgtaaattttaataatgtgtaGAAAATCAATACCATAACCATATGGACTAAAAATATCTTCAAAccccaagtttttttttaatacagtatAGCGATAATGTAGAATaacctttattttaatgtattttaaaagttataatataaaataaaatgattttttggaatttatcAGAACACTATTTGTTGGTTgtataaaatgaattaaatagtTATAGAGTTAAGTAAGGAGACTaggggtatataatatattcacagtaatataaattaaagtcctatttattattcttttaatcTTTAAACGACTGAtcttgtgaaaaatattttttttgcgtataaattgtaaaaaataatattactaattactatccAAATTCTAGTTaataaatgacaataaaaatattctagtacttgtactattataattttaacatttaaaaacaaatattaaaaaaaaaataattaaaataattttataatatttgtcatacTCCCATACGGGTTATGAAAGTAATAAATTTAGAATAGAAAAAATGGTTatgtgaattaaaaaataatatcattataataattaaaaattatagaagataaaatatatacatattggaACTGTACATCGTAGGACCTAAATAGTGTAGGTAATAGGTGAAGGTAGATCCCCAcagttgcatttaaaaatatgtttgttgaataacaatatacttTTTCTTTAGTGAGGAAAATAGAATAAGATATATAGattgtataaaacataaacatttattaatcacaaaaatattttcgtataaagttttgaaacattattttttaaagtaattatcACCAAACAATAGGTACGTATGAAAAAATCatgcttaataattataagtaagttgttaatttttttttttataaatgataatttcacaatatttatgttaagtaattttaaacaactattttattttatttctgtaatagttttttttttttttttttatttagtccGAGTATTATACTTGTGTTTACTACCAATTCGACTAGTGCCAGAGAAGAAAACGTGTACATACTACTAAAACTTATagtataatcattaatataattcaccacatcaattttaattaaatcatgAAAAACGCGTtcgtaattaattatacatacgtATTAATAAATCGTGgttttaaacacaatttttaacaataaatcatAGTTTTAGATATATACCTAAGTTTTAATAatgagtaataataacaatacctaaCCTAGTgtaaattatctaataaaagtaatttataataaatattttaagcaaattatttaatgcaatatatatatttataatacattttataactaaaaatagatcttccaaaaataaaatattaagactcAATTATTATCACATGTGGACCAAGTggtgttatattaattaattaataaaatattaatgattttttcgtactgtttttaattattgatttcctTAAATAAACACTAACTTGAACAAGTAActtttaacattgttttttgtgtactatgattatagtattatatacatacataataaatatattgtgcaatatttaaaagtttattttttttaatagatatctAAAGTGAttagaattttcatttttttataatttccatattaatacaaattaatagcaATTCATAgcaattagaaataataatttgttaactttatttgattttacattatatataaatatataatatatattatatataaaagttttaatttaaaaataaataaaattttacatatttattatacatgctttgttatttttcaatttcggGATCTGGAGCATTTTTAGCATAACCAAGTTTTTGTAACACCTGTTTGATATCCAAATATACTGAAGGATCTTCTATCGTACCTGATATCTGAAACAAtatgtagataaaaatatattatttagattataggCAGGTACAATATTTGTAGACGGTgactacatattattgttattatataacatcAACATCTTATTTACGGCTTGGTGAACTTTTTGGTAGTAattcgttaatattatattacttacgtTATTGTcgctgttattatattattaaaaattaaaatctcaaaAGTCCTGgaaaaatgtttgaatgttatattgttattcatatatttttatttttaaaataactaggAAGAGATATAGTTAGACATCTGacattgattatattttgtctaATACCCATTATTAAGTGAAGTGCTTTAGGTTTCAAAtagattaaacaaattaatcaatgaaattaaataaaacaaaaaaaaaacaacaattaaatTGTTACGAGTGGTACATTTTAAGTTTTGCATATTTGATTAACATTTCTAAATGGATATTGATAGaagatatcataataatataatataatagtaggtaccgaGTActgaaataatactatttattaaatgtattaaatggcTGACTTACAATCACTTTTTTTCCACTAGCTAAATTCGATAACGATTTCCTAGCTGTTTTTCCCGATCTCGTTCTGGGCAAACCTTGCACAGGCGCACACAAATGGAATGACGCAATCGGTCCAATTAAATCTCGAACGTTTTGTACGATTTCGTCGTTGATGTCTTCTTCTTTTTTACTGCAATCTAATTTCATTACGTTTAACTTATATACTTTGAAAAATGTCCGACAAAAATGATTGACCAACTTTTGTTTTTGATGTAAAGACATAGAGGTATTTCTCCTTTCGTAGTCTCCGGGACGCCGAATACGGCTGCATCGCCAACGTCCGGATGAGATAGAATTACGTCTTCTAATGCAGATGTCGACAGCCGATGTCCGGCCACATTGATAACATCGTCGTCTCTGGCCGTGACGTATATATAACCGTTTTCATCGGTGTAGCCAGCGTCCATCGTATCGTAATAACCCTAATGTAATATTTCACAGTATCAGTCATGCGTCATGTGTTGGATTAAAATTCgtatagttttacaataaaGTTATTGAAGTATGTATTGATAAACCGTTCGGGGGCTTTGTACAAGCACGACATGACTCCTGGTGGTAATGGGAGTTTGACCACGATTCGACCCAATTCCAATAGCTGACACGGACTACCGTCTTCTTTTAAAATTCTCactgaaattataattcattttaatacatataagaaGCACATTTCTCTGTAcaagtagtataataatattctgtgtttggcatttgtacattttatcaaaatcaaaaattattatgtttcacaTGATCTCagtaaatttgtatataaattgcaTCACTTGACCAACTATATTCTTAAAAGTTACCATCATATCCGGGAAACGGCATTCCGGCAGAAAACATAGGAGGTTTTAGATTATGTCCAAATCCCAGACAAGTAGCCGTGATTGAATGACCAGTTTCGGTTTGCCACCAGTGATTCAAaacaggtacctaattaaataaatcgaagtaaaaaattgtatttggcaacttaaatacctaatatatagttataatatgtatgtatagtttCATAGATAACATTTGTTTCAAACTTACATTCAGGACTTTTCCAGCCCAAGCCAATGTTTCATGATCACAATGTTCTCCAGCCACAAATAGAGTTCTTAGCCTggaataaaatacattgtaagttaaaaactgatattatatcatattatattataacttacgaTTTAGTGTTATATTTACTACCAAATTCCAAAACTGGGTCTTCTCTTCTGATGACCCTTAAAGCAGTTGGTGCCGTGAACAGTCCATTCACTTTATGGTCTTGGATAACTCTgagataaaaacaatttttcaaattacacataatattatacgtgtttTACATTGAAATcgtatgttataaaaatacgcctaataatatagtagtatgataataataatcatatgaGTTTTCTAACTTAATCAGTGCCGTATAgacagtaatttaatattgggtGGGtggttatcataataattacatagtatgcaataaataataataaataggtacatttatatacttTCCATGTTGTAAGGGGGGTTTAAAACCCTATACCCCCCGTGTCTACGGCCCCGCAATGAATTAGTTGAAATTGTAACGAGTATTTCCGGAATAACATTAGTTCATAATATAAGCGCatgcaattaataaaatatataaagtatttatgATGCATAGGTGTTTCAttgattattatagataatacagtaatcattttgtttatacatacatctaaactaatttaaattatctgtAAAATCAAAGACGATTTACCTAAAATATTGTCCAGGATCAGGTGTCCTATCCGGTTTACCTTCATACATAACTGACGTGATTCCAGCGCAAAGCGGACCGTAACATATGTATGAATGTCCTACTACCCAGCCCATGTCGGATGCAGTCCACCAAACGTCATCTTCCGTCATACCATAAATGCAGCTCATTGTCCAGCATAATGTGGCAATATGTCCACCAGTTGGTCTAACGATTCCTTTAGGTTTATCTAAgagattaaatgtatattaagtatattacgctaaaattaacttaagataTTACAATAATGTGATGACATAGAAACACGTGTCAAAAAAATCATTGACCATTTTATTCAAGTAACCAATGATGTTTTCACCTACTGTTATACGGCTACTAGATACCTAcatagatagtataatatataatatatacattcaaatgtatttcaaaCGAAATTATCAATGTTTTAATCAATTAGTTGTAAGAATAAGTTCCTCTGTATAATAGTCTGCAGTAGTCTGTGTGCGTTGGTAATAACCTAAATCAGTAATATAATCAGTTTTGGAAAATTACTGCACAACATTTTAGAAagtccaaatattttataagcttacaatatttttaaattattgaattacactatatatatacattttttgaattaaaacgaTGTCTTAAACAACTGTTTACTCATATTGTTtaaaagcaatataatatgcaacgcAAATAATGAAATTCGCGATTTATTGTTAagaaaaaatttcttttaaaaactaaaaaaaatgtttacaagaacttaatatgtttttgtaaattaatgtatttcattatttcaatgtacattattatacattgtttagaaaatataatataatgtacgtacCTGTAGTGCCtgatgtatacagtatataaagAGGATGATTTGCTTCCACGGGCACACATGGATGGTGTTTAGCTGTCGACAATGCATCGGACCAAAGTATATCAATTCCTGGAGTTAATGGAGAAGGTTCCATGTTTGGTCTTTGGTATATAATGCAATGTTTAGGTTTTTCTGTTACCCGGTCAAGAGCAGTGTTTAGAATATCTTTGTACCTAGATTTGACAGCacgaaaaattattgttttccgtTCATTTTCTTTAGTaggtagtataattttttttttcaaataccttACTATTTTGTTCGGTTCGATCCCACAATTAGCTGCTATTATAACCTTAGGAGTAGCATGGTTGATACGTGCACAAAGTTCACGAGCTGCAAATCCTGAGAAATATAACGCAttccataataataactataggtatGTGTTAATTTGAAAACGATGCACGTactctattaaaattaattgttccgAAATTTCCTATAAGTTCACCTAATAAGTTTCTATACAAGTTTTGAGTCAACATAAATaagttcattttatttaaatatttatattaaatatgtaactgGGATGATCATAACAGTAGAGAATACAAAGGTACATGCCTGACTTCgtctttattttataagaatattttttctttttttgtgttTCATAAGACCTCTTTAAACGTTTGTCAATATTACAATTAACAGATACAAAACTACGTTTCCTTTAAAATTACCTTTAAGGCTTTAACTATCAATTATCAGATACCTATgtcactaaaaaatattatccaaaTTCCTTTGATCGCGATTCTGAGTGTCTACTCACTACACGGTGTCTCAATAGtcagtatgtattatattttgtatagattattatgatattcataagagaaaaatatattaggtacatacatatgttttttaattatttttatatattcttaCCCATACAATTTATCGGTACACGTAAtacttaggtataggtacattagccttggtattattgttttaagcAATATCAGATTATCATAGTTTATCTTACCTCCGAAAACCACAGAATGAACGGCTCCAATGCGAACGACAGCCAACATTGAAATGATAGCTTCGGGTATAAGAGgcatataaatcaaaatacgaTCACCTTTTACTACACCAAGATTTACCAAAGCACCAGCTAACAATGATACcttcaaataaaacaaaaaatattttattcttatacctacggtttgtttttattttttagtacaaaCTTTTTCATATAGATCATCGTAAGTAATTTTTGTCACAGATTCGGTCACAGGGCTATCATGGATTAAGGCGACTTTTTTACCCTTGCCTGCCTTGATATGACGATCGACTGCATTGTAACACGCATTTATTTCTCCACCGACAAACCTGAAATCGATAGAAAGTATTAGCTTTTACTTTAATTCGTATAGATGATATCGTTGAACTAATCCATCCAACGCGTAATTTAAAACCAGTAAATAAGgaactatatagatatatttatacatgtgACGGGGGACGGTGTGACCGTGTGCCTTGT contains:
- the LOC132952811 gene encoding acyl-CoA synthetase short-chain family member 3, mitochondrial, whose amino-acid sequence is MVPNRNKSLRVNQNVNKTENYEEAYRRSLEDPEGFWAEVGAVVDWYKPWDKVLDNNAQPLTDWFVGGEINACYNAVDRHIKAGKGKKVALIHDSPVTESVTKITYDDLYEKVSLLAGALVNLGVVKGDRILIYMPLIPEAIISMLAVVRIGAVHSVVFGGFAARELCARINHATPKVIIAANCGIEPNKIVRYKDILNTALDRVTEKPKHCIIYQRPNMEPSPLTPGIDILWSDALSTAKHHPCVPVEANHPLYILYTSGTTDKPKGIVRPTGGHIATLCWTMSCIYGMTEDDVWWTASDMGWVVGHSYICYGPLCAGITSVMYEGKPDRTPDPGQYFRVIQDHKVNGLFTAPTALRVIRREDPVLEFGSKYNTKSLRTLFVAGEHCDHETLAWAGKVLNVPVLNHWWQTETGHSITATCLGFGHNLKPPMFSAGMPFPGYDVRILKEDGSPCQLLELGRIVVKLPLPPGVMSCLYKAPERFINTYFNNFIGYYDTMDAGYTDENGYIYVTARDDDVINVAGHRLSTSALEDVILSHPDVGDAAVFGVPETTKGEIPLCLYIKNKNCSKKEEDINDEIVQNVRDLIGPIASFHLCAPVQGLPRTRSGKTARKSLSNLASGKKVIISGTIEDPSVYLDIKQVLQKLGYAKNAPDPEIEK